CTCCTCATCGAGGACCTCCTCGATGAGAGGGCGTTGCTGCTCGGCGGCGTCGGCGGCAGGGACATCGTCGAAAACCTCGTCTTGGGGCATGGCGGCGGGGTACCCGCGGCCCGATCGGCGAAACGAGGAGCCCGGGCCGGTGCCGAGGTCTTGCCGATGTTTGACGCCCCGGGCTGGGGGTATCACCGTGGCACCATGCTGAACTCACTGCATCATCGGCGCGAGCATGATGAACGCTGCCGCGTAGATCGCCACTACCACCAGGATCGCCGCGATCACGACGATGCCGACGATCACCAGCACCCTCCGCAGCGGCCGACTCGCCGGGGGCCGATTCGTCGGGCCGTCGCTGCCTGGTGCCTTACCCCGCATGCCGGGGTGGTACCCACGCCCATCCACGGACAAACGGCGACGACCGGCGCGTGGGCCGATGGTTAACTGGAAACCGGCCAGGGGTAATCTCGCTTCGATACCAGGAGGTCTGATGGCCGATGCCGCCAACCACGACGGGGTGCAGCGCAGTTCCCGCGCGGTTGAACTCCGGGTAGCGGCCACCTTGGAGAACCTGGCCGTGGTGCGCACGCTGGTGGCCGCGGTGGCGACGTTCGAGGACCTCGACTTCGACGCGGTGGCCGATCTGCGGTTGGCGGTCGACGAGGCGTGCACCCGGCTCATCCGGTGCGCCGTTCCCGATGCCACGCTGTTGCTGGTGATCGACCCGCGCGACGACGCGGTGGTGGTCGATGCCTCGGCGCCGTGCAAGAGTCCCGACATCCTGGCGTCGGGCAGCTTCAGCTGGCATGTGCTGAGCTCCCTGACCGACGAGGTGCGCACGTTTCAGAACGGGCAGGCTCCCGATGATGTGCAGGTGTTCGGGATATCCATGACGACGAGGCGAGCGAGCTCGTTGCGGTGACGCCCATGTCGCAGGGTTCGTCGTCGCGTTCGAACTCTGAATACGCGGACGTCGCCGAGATGTTCCGTGAGCTCGAGGGGATGGCACCGGGCTCGCCGCAGTTCCAACGCCAGCGGGACCGGATCGTGGAACGCTGCCTGCCGCTGGCCGACCACATCGCCCGCCGGTTCGACGGCCGCGGCGAGTCGCGCGACGACCTGGTCCAGGTGGCGCGAGTGGGTCTGGTCAACGCGGTCATCCGGTTCGACGTCAACGCCGGCTCGGACTTCGTGTCGTTCGCGGTGCCGACGATCATGGGCGAGGTTCGCCGACACTTCCGGGACAATAGCTGGTCGGTGAAGGTCCCGCGGCGGCTCAAGGAGCTTCATCTGCGGCTGGGGGCGGCAACCGCCGAGCTGTCACAGCGTCTGGGACGGGCACCGACCGCCTCGGAGCTGGCCGCCGAACTCGGGATGGCGCGCGAGGAAGTGGTCGAGGGACTGGTGGCCGGCAGCTCCTACAACACGCTGTCGATCGACAGCGGTGGCAGCGGCACCGAGGACGCGCCCGCGATCGCGGACACCCTCGGCGATGTCGACACCGGACTTGATCAGATCGAGAACCGAGAAGCGTTGCGGCCCTTGCTGGCCGCGCTGCCGGAACGTGAGCGCACGGTGCTGGTGCTGAGGTTCTTCGAGTCGATGACCCAGACGCAGATCGCCGAACGGGTCGGCATCTCCCAGATGCACGTCTCCCGCTTGCTGGCGAAATCGCTAGCGCGGCTTCGTGACCAGCTCCAGTGACGGGCGCCGGCCGGCTAGCCTGCAGAGCGCGTCGTCGACCGCGTCGCACACCGGGACGGTTGCGGTGGGATCGCAGATTCGCAGCAGCCGGCGCACCGCTGTGCTGGGCACGGTCTGCCAGGCGATCGAGTCGTCCGTGCAGCGTTCACTCAGCACCTGAAGTGATGAAAACCCTGCTATGCCAAAAAATTCGACGGCCGACAGGTCGACGACGAGGCGGCGGATCCGGGTGCACTGGGCCAGTGCGTAGTCGGTGAACGTCCCGGCGTTGGCGGCGTCTATCTCGCCGCGCGCGGCCAGCACCGCGGTGTCGGGCGGCAGGCGCCAGACGGCGAAGTGAGCGGTACGCGTGTCGGTACAGGCGGTGGGAAGATCGCGGAGTGCGGGCATGGTGACTCCATCAGTCGGAATACGGGATTCGTACTGTGGCTCACGTCGGTCGGCCCTGCGTACTCAAAGCCTCGTCGCAGTGCTGAAGGGCCTGCGTGTCGATGACGCGTGCATCGGCTGTTATTTCAACCTGTCTAGGACCCTACGCCGTCGGTGACCGCCGAACAACGCGATCAGCAGGTTCTTAGCCTGTGCTCAGGAATCGACCCGCTCGGCTTGTGCGGGCGGTGGGGGGCGGTCCAGACTGTCGACCATGCCGCCTAGCGTCGCCGGGGTGTTACTGGCTGCCGGAGCCGGGACCCGCTTCGGTATGCCGAAAGTCCTTGCTGGACAAGGGAAGTGGCTGGAAATAGCGGTCGAGGCGCTGCACCGGGGCGGTTGCGACGATGTGGTCGTGGTGTTGGGTGCGGCGGTCGTGGAGGTGCCCGCCCCGGCGCGGGCGGTGATCGCCGCGGACTGGTCACGGGGCCTGTCCGCCTCGGTTCGCACCGGTCTGGCGGCGGTGAACGCCGACTATGTGGTGTTGCACACGGTCGACACCCCCGACGTCGGCGCCGAGGTCGTCGCACGGGTGCTGCGGGCCGCGCAGTCGTCGCCGTCGGGCCTGGCGCGGGCACGGTTCGCCGGGCGGCCCGGACACCCGGTGGTGATCCAGCGCCGGCACTGGCCGCAGTTGCTGGCGTCGTTGCACGGCGACGAGGGGGCCCGGCCGTTCCTGCGCGCCCGAGACGACGTCGTACCCGTCGAGTGCGCCGACCTGGCTACCGGCCGCGACATCGACAGCCGCGAACCTAGCTGACCACCAGGCCGAGCACGGCCGCGGCGAACCGGCGCACCGATCGGGCGGCGATCTCGGCGGCGTCGGCATGGCCGTCGCGGTGCCGGGTGGTCAGCGACGCCGCCCGCGGGTCGAGCCGCACCTCGGCGAGCATCTCCCCGGTGGTGGGCTCGCACACCGCCCAGGTGTAGCAGGTGTCCGACGCCCACTGCGCAGTGCATCGATCGAGATAGCCGGGGTCGGTCTCGCCCAGATCTACCAGCGCGGGCCGATCGTCGATGAGATCGTCACCGCGCGGCGCGCGCAGATACCACGCGCCGGCGTTGATCTCGACAGGTTCCACGTTCGGCAGCCCGAGGCTTCCGGGGCGGGGCCGCCTTCGGCGCGCCCCGGAACCACACGCGAACTACTTGATCTCGGCCAGGACGGTGCCCTGGGTCACCGCGGTGCCCGGCTCGATGGACAGCCCGGTGACCTTGCCGTCCTTGTGCGCGGTGACCGGGTTCTCCATCTTCATGGCCTCGAGCACGACGATCAGATCGCCGGCCTTGACCTCCTGGCCCTCCTCGACGGCGACCTTGACCACGGTGCCCTGCATCGGGGCGGTCACCGCATCGCCGGAGGCGGCGGCGCCGGTGTTCGCACCGCGCTTGCGCGGCTTGGGCTTTTTGCGGATCGCGCCGGCGGGAGCACCGCCACCGCCGCCGAG
The window above is part of the Mycolicibacterium hassiacum DSM 44199 genome. Proteins encoded here:
- a CDS encoding RNA polymerase sigma factor SigF encodes the protein MSQGSSSRSNSEYADVAEMFRELEGMAPGSPQFQRQRDRIVERCLPLADHIARRFDGRGESRDDLVQVARVGLVNAVIRFDVNAGSDFVSFAVPTIMGEVRRHFRDNSWSVKVPRRLKELHLRLGAATAELSQRLGRAPTASELAAELGMAREEVVEGLVAGSSYNTLSIDSGGSGTEDAPAIADTLGDVDTGLDQIENREALRPLLAALPERERTVLVLRFFESMTQTQIAERVGISQMHVSRLLAKSLARLRDQLQ
- a CDS encoding ATP-binding protein, giving the protein MADAANHDGVQRSSRAVELRVAATLENLAVVRTLVAAVATFEDLDFDAVADLRLAVDEACTRLIRCAVPDATLLLVIDPRDDAVVVDASAPCKSPDILASGSFSWHVLSSLTDEVRTFQNGQAPDDVQVFGISMTTRRASSLR
- a CDS encoding STAS domain-containing protein, with product MPALRDLPTACTDTRTAHFAVWRLPPDTAVLAARGEIDAANAGTFTDYALAQCTRIRRLVVDLSAVEFFGIAGFSSLQVLSERCTDDSIAWQTVPSTAVRRLLRICDPTATVPVCDAVDDALCRLAGRRPSLELVTKPR
- a CDS encoding nucleotidyltransferase family protein, translated to MPPSVAGVLLAAGAGTRFGMPKVLAGQGKWLEIAVEALHRGGCDDVVVVLGAAVVEVPAPARAVIAADWSRGLSASVRTGLAAVNADYVVLHTVDTPDVGAEVVARVLRAAQSSPSGLARARFAGRPGHPVVIQRRHWPQLLASLHGDEGARPFLRARDDVVPVECADLATGRDIDSREPS